AACCTGACTTTGGTCTTCACTCTCTTTCCTCCTCTTGAGATAGAGTTCCGCTGACCTCTCGGCTACGCGATTCATTTCATCACCCTCATTACGCTATCGACTTTGTTTACGAGCTCACGCAGTCTATCTGGTTGATAGAACTTCACCTTTTCATGAACTGCGTCGGGCTCAATCCTGTATCTTTCGACCAGAGCATGAATGAGCCTCGGATTGATCTTATTCTTCCTTGCAAATGATGTAATAGTCTCCAATACAGCCATTTGATACCTCCTTGCGTTCGCATTAAGTATATGCCTGCACTACGAGTTATTCCGAACCACATTATTTGCAATAAAACATGCACGGAGGAATAACTACGATATACTACGAATCGTTACAGGTTTTGCACTGTAGCTAGCATTATCAGCACGCTTTGATGATGTTTGCATCGTCTCGTTGCTTTATGCTAGAATTCATACGAATTAGTTGATTTCATTTTTAGGGGTGTTCTATGATCATTTCAGGAGCTAAACTCGCGGAGTATTACCGGAATAAATATTACAGCAGGAACAGCTTTGCTGCTGCAATAGGAGTAACTGAAGGTGCAGTGAGGAGGTGGGAAGAGGGTGCGAACGTGAAGAAAGTGCACGTTGACAAAATCTGCGAAGTACTCCAGATAGTTCCTGCCGATCTCAAATTGAAAGAAGTCCTGTTAGTAGGAAAGGGGAGCAGAAAAATTCCTGTGATCGTACTGCCTGCCAAAAGAATGGAGGTAGTTGATTACATGGTCTACGATTTTGAGGGTGTTTCAGTTATCGTCGTTGCGGATTCCAGTATGGAGCCTCTAATTGGAAATGGTGAGCACGTTTTCATTTCGGAAGCGAAAGAACCGGAAAGCGGCATGATTGCGCTCATAGAAGTGGAGGGACAATTATATCTGAGAGAGTGCAGGCTGTTTGATGGCAAGTTCATATATATTGCACTCAATCCTGAAAAAGAGAATTTCAAAGAAGCGAAGATTATTGGAGAAGCTATAAGTAGGACAGTAAGTCTTTAGCGGTCATTTTGGGGAAGCTGCGTACGAGATAATATGGGAGGTACGTAATGAAGAAGAAAAGGGCAAAGGAAAGCGGACTGCCTGAAGTCAAAATCATTACTTACGAACTCAAAGGCACATTCAAAAAACAGTACTACTTCAAGCGCAAGACGATCGAAGAACACATGGCAGTGATGATGGCAGATGGCTATGCCGTTCAATCTCAAGCAAATGATGGCGGAGAGATTCGAATGTTCAAGACTTTCGCAAAAGTTGTGGCCTTCGGTGGTCTGGGGCTTCTGGGGAATAACCGATCTGCAAAGAAGATTTCCGTTACATACGTTAAGTCACCCGAAGAAGAGATTTCAACCAATCCTAACGAATAGACCACTCGAAAGAGCTTGAGACCATTTCCCGTCCTAAGGAGCTATGAGCGAGGAAAAAGGAACCGGGATTCTGAGATCCCTTCGGGTTGGGGTTATCAAGCAATTCTATAAAAGTGGAGAATAAATGGCTTTGAAGTATTGAAACTCAGTGCACAGACATCAATTCATACCGCCTCAAAAATGGATTAGGAATGCGCAGCAATAAGCGTTATTCTCTCATATAGGGAAGCATACCTTAGTTTGGAAATTGGCCTGTTGGGGGATGGGCTATGGAACGAGGCTATTTTGACAACGGAGGTTTGACAATGAAAAAGAGCACGCTTCTTCTTCTTACTGTAATTGCCGCCTTAGTTGCTGTCTTGTTTTTGGTTATGACGGGGGTACTAGATGTTAGTAATAAAGAACTTAGTCAAGGAGAGCCGGAACCACCGGGCAATAATGAGCCTTTAGTTTTTGAGGGAACTCAAGGCACATCCGCTGAAGGAGCGGGGCTTAGTATAGAAATCTTTTTCGCAAAGAAAGCATTGTTTGTCACTGATTCAGAACTTAGAAACATCGCATACTGGCGAAGTATATCGAAGGAAATGGCGTACCTTGAGGAATTGAATTGCGAGTACATTCGTTTTGGGGTAAGCGTTAGAAGCAAGCTAAATGAAACGCTGAGCTTTTCTTACAAAGACTTCAAGTTGCAGACATTATTGGGAGAGATTATTTATCCAGATCCTTTATATGGAAAGAAATACTCCGAAGAAATGAGACGGGAAGGTGAGCTGGCTCCTGCCGAGCAATATACATCTAGTTATGCTTCTCTATTCATCGCTTTTAAGACTCAAGATACTCCGAGATATTTAATCTGGGAACCGCAAACGGAAAGAAAAACGGTCTTCAAGTTAGAGATAACAGAAGTTGAAGAAAGAGAATAAAAGAGTCAAAGGAAGTGATCTTATGTGGCGTGGCGACCTGATGAGAAAGTACAGAGCGGGAAATGGCAATCTAGCATTCATCTCCAATGAGAGAAGCTATGGAGTCCCGAAGTTGATCAATCATTGGCAAATCTCCGCCATAAAATGATTCAGTTCCGCAATATTCGAAATACTCATGAAAAGGGAGTCCATATACTGGAAGTATGAAGAGGTGGTTTTCTACAATGAAAGGGGCGATAAGATTCTATAGGATGGAGAAGTTTTGGAAAAAACTTTCCGCACATGAAAAGGAATCTCTTTTGCAACTAGCTGGTGAATGGCTAATCAATGGCGAATATACTCCTGGATATATATCGGATGATCAAGAGATGGAAAATGTGCAACAGAAAGCAATTGATGTCTTCTGGTGCGTTTTGTCGGATTTGATTTCTGTTGATGCGAACCTTTCAGTTAAACTATATGAGTATCTTATTGGCGAGAAGAAAGCAGCCACAGTATTTTCCCTTTATTATTTGCACATATCGGCAATGAATGCATATAAAAAGTTAGAAATGCCAGAAAAAGCAAAGAAGGCGGCAACCGAGAACTTGAAACTCGCCTATAAGTTGAGGAAAGAGATAAAGAAAATCGGGATTCAGATCAATCCGTGTTTTCACTATATTTGTAAGTCAAATCCCGGAGACCATTGGGTAGAAAAGACAAGAGAATTGTTTCAGTAGGGCAGTTTATCACAAAAAAGTGGAGGTGTGAGATGGAAGAGAAGAAACAAGCAGCAAGAAAAGAGGTTGGAGCACCGGAGGTTCCTTCAGAAAGAACATTTTACGCAAATTTCGCCGGATTCAAGGTGGGCTTATACGATTT
The DNA window shown above is from Mesotoga sp. Brook.08.105.5.1 and carries:
- a CDS encoding S24 family peptidase — protein: MIISGAKLAEYYRNKYYSRNSFAAAIGVTEGAVRRWEEGANVKKVHVDKICEVLQIVPADLKLKEVLLVGKGSRKIPVIVLPAKRMEVVDYMVYDFEGVSVIVVADSSMEPLIGNGEHVFISEAKEPESGMIALIEVEGQLYLRECRLFDGKFIYIALNPEKENFKEAKIIGEAISRTVSL